Within the Gossypium raimondii isolate GPD5lz chromosome 12, ASM2569854v1, whole genome shotgun sequence genome, the region CGTAATTCCCGTCATAATCCCGTTCAGAAATTCTGCTCGcccagtcttcactaaaacggtcataacttgagctcccaaactcaaaatcgagtgattcaaaatgcgtttcgaagctaagagatagatttTCAAACTCCATGATGACATCTCAACCTAGAAATGCCAGGATTGCATCCAAAAAGTCGTCGCAAGTCTACTGATTTCCCAAGCTTGAAATTTGGCAACTTTGGTgattggaatttaataaatttcacccaatccgtgcatgtatcattatctctttcctcaaaaagattcgtcctcaaAACTTGTTTTTGATCTAATCCTGATTTGATTTGCTTAGcctttaatattattgttggGCTTTGAGGTAGTGTGAGCCCATCACATTCATGAGTCTGAAATTGTGCCTTGAGACTCGCATCAGTTATTTTCTGcagaaataaagtttatttggttAATTCAGTTTATTCATGCTTTGATTTTGGTAAGGTTTGATCTCACTAAGGTTAAGGAGGAACAGTTGGAAATAGGCATGTTTGGTTCACattgcatgtaatttccatgctaCACATCTATACTTAATCTCTGTCATTTGGTTATGTTAATATATGTGATCAGAGATGGATTTAGTTACGATACATGTAACAAAATTTGCATTGGTTTTATGTTAACATATTTAATGGACAAGATTGTTCGAATACCTTTTGGATATGATAGTTAAGTTTTGAGctcataaggttatataataacatgtaattatagagtaattaatatatatatgtgatccaagtgggagattgttagaaaatatgaacatcacatatataataatagtaattacatgttattatttactatcataaaacatTAGCCCAAATTAagagtgatctaatttggttaaggtttattgagatttagttattaaataaagtatgaatcaaatatgtgtagatactcttgtaactaatttctaattgacgatgggttgattagaaattagtgttaatatgcaaaagttatatattaaagGTTATGGTCTCCAAATTACACATAcctaacttttctaatatcccatcTTTAGAAAAAAAGTCACTTTCTCTGAATTAGTTGTatgctaatttggaagattaAAACCATAATATTCAAAGATTTCAATAAATCGATGGATTCAAGTACGCTCgcatctagttttgttcttaatttattcttgatgatcGATATGATAGGTCCTAGTTTGTTAAGTTTTATGGTTCTAACATTTAGTtctcaattttacatttttttgttaatttggttttttatttattcaaatttggcCTTTAACCTTTCGAGAATAGTCGATAATTTTTAACGAAAATgcttattaaaatatcaaaattttaaatgtatttgacttttttaaaagtttaagggttaaatttaacttaactaaaatgttaaattgacaaaagatgtaAACATTAAGACCTAAATTTATCACtatactttataaaaaaaatcaattttagcattattaaatagtaaaaagactaaattaacaaaaagatGTTGAATTTCTATTCGAATAAAGTAATGGCCTAATATTGCCCAGCCCGTGcataaataaataccaaataaaaatgtaaagtCCAAATAAACAGTctgaaattacaaaaattcacCAGAACCAAAATACAAACCAAACCCATTTACAGTGGCCCAGTACAAACCCAAACTACACCTAGCCCAACTATCAAACAGCCCAACACCAAAAAGAATCAGAAAACCCTAACAGCAAACAATAGGGCACCGCAGCAGTAGCCCAAGCGCGCCTCTATTCTCCCTCGCACGTGCGCCACGCGCCTCCAGCTGGCCAGTACCTGCAACAAACATCACAAACAAGCAgcgaaaagaaagaaacaaaatagcgAAAAGGAATAACAGAAAAGAGGggtttgtattttttcttttattttattctgtaTTTTCGGCTATATAAGCCAAGATTCGAACCTTGTAGTTTTTTTACGATgatgaaaaatacaaaattagcAGAAAAAGAtacgaaaaaaaatttttgagagAAGGTGgttccttcttcttttctttctattttccttctttgcatttttcttttctgttctttcatttttttaatcgtatacatatagatataagaaaaaaaaaagagttaaggGAGGAGACGTTTACCTGGCTTTGCCCACTCTGTCGCCATCGGAGATTGGGCAAAGATTGGAGGCCCTAGAGCGGCTTGGTTGTTGGCGGCGGCCTAGGGAACTGGGttcaaaaccctagcagaggaaaCTAGGGGGGCCTCTTCTGTTTTTGAAAATAGGGCTGAAgtgaagttttttttatttgtttggtttaaataaacacacaaaacgatgccgtttgaGGCCTTTCTCAGTGGCCTCAAAACGGTATCGTATTAGTCGCAACCCGATGACACGACCCGAACCGGActagatccgcgcgttttgggtCTGATGGGTTATTTATGCTATCACCCCCTTTATTTCATTccatcatttcaatttcattttttttggttgtttttaaattttccatgtGTATTTCGAATTTGTTTCATTTCAGTCTAGTTCGGACGCTGTGTTTCGAGGGCGCAggattatttccattttggtcCTTCATATTACGCGCGTGTTACTATTCGACCCTCTAACCCTGTCCAATTTCGATTTCTTCCCTTTAGCTTTCGTTTTGacttcaatttagttcttattaGTTTAATATGCGTGActttctttaaatttcatttaaatacttataatttcattattttcttaacatatttaattctttttaaatcatatatcattttaataacataCTTAATATTACTTTAACTTTATGATTAATATCgtttaaatttattgctttattatcattttaagttttcatgtaattttttatttttatgtattatttatatattatatatgtgaattcaatattatttgcgcacattttaatagttttattttacaatatatttttaaagttcacttttatagatttattggttttaaaatttacataataatattttcatataaaatattttattctatatatatatattattaatttacataatatgattataagttttaaaattccTTTTTGCATGTGTATAATTtatcacttttaaaattttgtcttacATACTTTGTTTATagcattttattatatattattatacatattatttatattattgttagaTTTTCCATTCTATATGTATTATTACtattatgttttactttatATGTATTACCTAGgtaaaactaatatatatgtatattatttgcttcaaatttattttaaatactattattcaacatttttttccatttcgGATCTATTTTAGattcatgtatataatttattttaaaacttttgtacataggatttataaattaaaatttctcattttgctatttttagtgtatctttaaaattttgattaataattcatttgatGTTTGACCGTTGATATTGGTATTTACATAatatatgattgaaatttttgttgttatgcttgtttgtatttgtttgttaattgtttgttatttattggtgtacattttattttgaattatccTTTTTGCGTTGTACATAAACATTCAATCAcattacatttgttttaaagattatgcttcattaaagcattaaaatcattttattccgTAAGCTTTCAAAATACTTGGTGTTCACGATTTTCGAGAGAATGacgccctaacttactgggcttcaattcttttcgTTAAATTTAGATAGCTGAGtatccattttttaataaaatcatacagattctaaataaaagagttttctttcgggatttcaaaatgttggatcctaacttactggatatgacatttttctacCTTGAGTtaaggatttttaaaaataaagtcaatattcggtatttaggaattttgagaaattgaaccctaacttactgagttttgatttttcatttgacccaaataaccaaatatccttctcaaaatgcatgggttttaaaagtcaaaagataaacttaattttgaagattaaaaatgttgcaccctaactcactgggtgtgacattttatatatttgaaataagagtgttttattatgtaattcaatttattcaagtcaaaaggatcgtattttaaaattttttcacaattttgacactaaaacattaaacaatcaattcaataccaattttgggcgttacaagggtgctaacccttcctcgtgcgtaaccgactcccgaacctgttttctcaaaattcgtagacccaaaatcattttcaaggtgatccgatcacacctcaataaaagatcggtgatGACTCCAATTTTCGTTTTTGAAAGttgacaactaaatttttgtttatcaaaaaaattgtttcgacaaaataaaattaatattaaatattaaaaaaagataactccacgtttaaatataaaaagaactGTAAGACatccaagaaaagaaaagtgaacCAACTCAAATagatgattattttttatttcaaaatagatttttaagtatttttgataaattgaaaattaaaatattaaaatattatgtgttaaattttataagtgctaaatttatattagaaaattttagtaaattaataaatgtaagtattaaaaataattatattgtttgataaaagtaaatattaagttttaaaagattatttattatttattatttaattttaatcttattaatataatattttatattatttttatatttttgcataaAAGATAGATAtggtaatttaaatattttatttttaaaaagaaaatttattttaattttaaataaaataaaatcaacttaatatttcCTAAGTAGTTATCTACTCACTCATTTTATTCAACACccttttgttgaaatttttatattaagtaaaaattaaaatgattgtcaaacacatttaaaatattaaatgttgaaaattttaataatttatcaaacacacctttaagttttaatttttgaaaattttaatttgataatatagtatggataaatatttaatttttgaaaacacttttgacctaatattaaatatgaaaacagaaaaatattttaacaacttcaaaaataaaatttgacgaCACATTAGTCAAAAGTAATAGTAGTAGTGAAAGATATTAATTCTTcctttgtttttgaaaacatttatttCCCTAAGAGATGTGATATATATAACTTCATTTGAATCCAGAAAACATCTCACTAAGAATCGTATTTTAAGgaacttaaacaaaaaaatttaagcagTACAACCAGAAGGaactacaaaaaaataaacaagccaAAAACCCAAAACACTGAGGATGAAGATTCTTTCAGTATCACAAGTCCAACCTCTAATATGTTATTTACATAAAATCACTGATATCCAAACTATCAGGAATTTCAAACTTGAGCAAGCTGCTGAAGCTTTCTTTCTCGTCATCGACACTGCTGCTGCTGTTGATGAATGTAGACGGTGAATTCAACGGAGTAGGACTTGTTATTGGCGTTGACCTCACAGAATCAAAGCTAAACATCTGGCTGCCCCCTACTGATTGGACGTTGGAATTTTCAGATGTAAAGGGATCTGTCGGATTTGGACTCCAGTGCACATAGTTTGGAAGCGAAGCACAGGTATTAGTTAAAGTAGCAGTCAATGTTTCTTGGGTATCTGGGCAACTGAAGCTTGTCATATTGGAAGAAATCCCTGTTGCACTGTTTTGCATGAGTTCTATTTGGTTTAGCGCCGAAGTACAAGGAACTGGAGTAGATGTGGTGCATGTGGAATCATTTTGGATGGTGGATTGAACTTGAAGATGACTTGGTTGTAAGGAGCTGGGAACCAGATGTTGCTGAGAATTAGAGAGCTGGTTTTTGTGGAGATATTGCACAAGTATATCTGGGTTCTCTTGTTTCAAAGATAAGAGAGTATTAGCTAGCCGTAGCAGTTGTGGGTTTAGGAGAGGTTGTGCACCTAACAAGTTTGACGCATTGAGAAGAGATTGGTTGCACAGAGTTGAGGTGAGAATGGAGGAAAGGTCAAGCAAATCAAGGCGTGGAGCATGCGTCACTGGATCTATTCCATTTCTTAGAAGCCTTTTCCTGATATGCGTGTTCCAGTAGTTCTTAATTTCATTGTCCGTCCTTCCTGGCAACCGAGCGGCAATAGCCGACCACCTGATATTCATAACACAAGCTAGAGTGTGTAAGGTCCAAGATCATCATAATATGAAAATGACCGCCCAACAATATAATATTGACCACACACTTTATGttgtaatgaaaattttaaatggagAAAAAGACTCTAATCATACTTGTTGCCCAAGATACTGTGAAGTTGAATTAtggtttcttcttcttcaaaggAAAACCTTCCTCTCTTGATGTCAGGTCTAAGGTAGTTTGCCCATCTGAGACGGCAACTCTTTCCACATCTTTCGAGCCCTGAACAGTTGAAATAAAAGCATCACCATATCAGTCTGAAGCACAAGTGATAAGCAGTGCAGATAGGAGGAGGGAGGCAATTTTATACCAGCATTCTTAGGGAGGGTACGCCAGTTTCCAGGGCCATGAATCTGAATATAATTAGTAAGCTTAAGATCTTCCTCGGGAGTCCAT harbors:
- the LOC105764178 gene encoding transcription factor MYB41; amino-acid sequence: MGRTPCCDKTGLKKGPWTPEEDLKLTNYIQIHGPGNWRTLPKNAGLERCGKSCRLRWANYLRPDIKRGRFSFEEEETIIQLHSILGNKWSAIAARLPGRTDNEIKNYWNTHIRKRLLRNGIDPVTHAPRLDLLDLSSILTSTLCNQSLLNASNLLGAQPLLNPQLLRLANTLLSLKQENPDILVQYLHKNQLSNSQQHLVPSSLQPSHLQVQSTIQNDSTCTTSTPVPCTSALNQIELMQNSATGISSNMTSFSCPDTQETLTATLTNTCASLPNYVHWSPNPTDPFTSENSNVQSVGGSQMFSFDSVRSTPITSPTPLNSPSTFINSSSSVDDEKESFSSLLKFEIPDSLDISDFM